Proteins encoded within one genomic window of Saccharopolyspora pogona:
- a CDS encoding 2-hydroxyacid dehydrogenase: MNTPGLHVVVTDANLVPLRAELEEALPPGTEVRWLDDTAPEAVETAVAQADVLVSQAVPPELASAAKRLRLVHAPGAGTEKITVDGLPPGAQVANTFHHEDAIAEHVVAASIMLRRGFLRQDSALRKGIWDSAAYDREAPWPGTLADATIGFVGFGHIGETAWERLRVFGARGIAVTRRGQVDPAVGLAWAATNDDLDVLLAESDIVVVSAPLSPETTGLIGAAELARMGPESVLINVGRGPLVDEEALYKALRDGVVAGAAIDVWYEYPTSGNSAQPSRFPFHELQNVLMSPHSSGIARQTYTRRVADIAANIQRLAAGEPLRNVVAVAE, encoded by the coding sequence TTGAACACCCCCGGCCTGCACGTCGTCGTGACCGACGCGAACCTGGTTCCGCTGCGCGCGGAGCTCGAAGAGGCCTTGCCACCGGGCACGGAGGTGCGCTGGCTCGACGACACCGCACCGGAGGCGGTCGAGACCGCCGTCGCACAAGCGGATGTGCTTGTTTCCCAAGCCGTTCCGCCAGAACTGGCGAGCGCGGCCAAGCGGCTGCGGCTCGTGCACGCACCTGGTGCGGGCACCGAGAAGATCACCGTGGACGGCCTGCCGCCGGGTGCGCAGGTCGCCAACACCTTCCACCACGAAGACGCCATCGCCGAGCACGTCGTCGCCGCGAGCATCATGCTGCGGCGCGGCTTCCTCCGCCAGGACTCCGCACTGCGCAAGGGAATCTGGGACTCCGCCGCCTACGACCGCGAGGCTCCGTGGCCGGGCACGCTGGCCGACGCAACGATCGGATTCGTCGGATTCGGCCACATCGGCGAGACCGCTTGGGAACGCCTGCGGGTTTTCGGCGCCCGCGGCATCGCGGTCACCCGCCGCGGCCAGGTGGATCCGGCGGTGGGCCTCGCCTGGGCCGCCACCAACGACGATCTGGACGTACTGCTCGCGGAATCCGACATCGTCGTGGTCTCGGCGCCGTTGAGCCCCGAGACGACCGGCCTGATCGGTGCCGCCGAGCTGGCCCGAATGGGCCCCGAATCCGTGCTGATCAACGTGGGCCGAGGACCGCTGGTAGATGAGGAGGCGCTGTACAAGGCCTTGCGCGACGGGGTGGTCGCGGGCGCGGCGATCGACGTCTGGTACGAGTACCCGACCAGCGGGAACTCCGCGCAGCCTAGCCGCTTTCCGTTCCACGAACTGCAGAACGTGCTGATGAGCCCGCACTCCTCCGGCATCGCCCGCCAGACCTACACCCGCCGGGTCGCCGACATCGCGGCGAACATCCAGCGGCTGGCCGCCGGCGAGCCGCTGCGCAACGTGGTGGCGGTGGCCGAATGA
- the deoC gene encoding deoxyribose-phosphate aldolase, with the protein MAQSPPLSKLTELAVSELADAIRDDRSLRRFLHGLPGVDQVGLEQRAAGLATRSIKKAAKRWAIDTAISVIDLTTLEGADTEGKVRALCAKARHPDPERPDTPQVAAVCVYSDMAATAVRALDGTDIQVASVATAFPSGRSALAVKLADVEYAVAAGADEIDMVIDRGAFLAGRYGQVFEEIQAVKAACGDAHLKVILETGELATYDNVRRASWLALLAGGDFIKTSTGKVSPAATLPVTHLMLQVVRDWRDSTGQLRGVKPAGGIRNTKDAIRYLVAVHEVAGPEWLTPKLFRFGASSLLGDLLMQRRTQLDGHYSGPDYVAVD; encoded by the coding sequence ATGGCACAGTCGCCGCCCCTGTCCAAGCTCACCGAGCTCGCCGTGTCCGAGCTCGCCGATGCCATCCGGGACGACCGGTCGTTGCGCCGGTTCCTGCACGGCCTACCCGGCGTCGACCAGGTCGGGTTGGAGCAGCGGGCCGCCGGCCTCGCGACGCGGAGCATCAAGAAGGCCGCGAAGCGCTGGGCGATCGACACCGCGATCTCAGTGATCGACCTGACGACGCTGGAAGGCGCCGACACCGAGGGCAAGGTCCGCGCGCTGTGCGCCAAAGCCCGCCACCCCGACCCGGAGCGGCCGGACACCCCGCAGGTCGCGGCCGTCTGCGTCTACTCCGACATGGCCGCCACCGCGGTCCGGGCCCTCGACGGCACCGACATCCAGGTCGCCTCGGTCGCGACGGCCTTCCCGTCCGGCCGCTCGGCGCTGGCGGTGAAGCTCGCCGACGTGGAGTACGCCGTGGCCGCGGGCGCCGACGAGATCGACATGGTGATCGACCGCGGCGCGTTCCTGGCCGGCCGGTACGGGCAGGTCTTCGAGGAGATCCAGGCCGTCAAGGCCGCCTGCGGCGACGCGCACCTGAAGGTCATCCTGGAGACCGGCGAGCTCGCCACCTACGACAACGTGCGCCGCGCATCCTGGCTCGCGCTGCTCGCGGGCGGGGACTTCATCAAGACCTCCACCGGCAAGGTCTCTCCGGCCGCGACCCTCCCGGTGACGCACCTGATGCTCCAGGTGGTCCGCGACTGGCGGGATTCCACCGGGCAGCTGCGCGGCGTCAAGCCCGCGGGCGGGATCCGCAACACCAAGGACGCGATCCGCTACCTGGTGGCCGTGCACGAGGTCGCCGGCCCGGAGTGGCTGACCCCGAAACTGTTCCGATTCGGCGCGTCCAGCCTGCTGGGCGACCTGTTGATGCAGCGGCGCACCCAGCTCGACGGCCACTACAGCGGCCCCGACTACGTGGCGGTGGACTGA
- a CDS encoding transposase, translating into MPGRRPARRDRLRRCGRHVHAHHGRTEAGHGHLLQGDLGYTPLLVTLANTREVLFLLNRAGNAPSHLDAATWIDRAIDPVCPYAPRVCVRGDTDFSLTANFDRWAEKADFIFGMDNNTALRSHAEALDEKAWTRL; encoded by the coding sequence GTGCCGGGGCGCCGACCTGCTCGGCGAGACCGCCTACGTCGATGTGGACGGCACGTTCATGCCCACCACGGGCGAACTGAAGCAGGGCATGGACATCTCCTACAAGGGGATCTGGGATACACCCCGCTGCTGGTCACGTTGGCCAACACCCGGGAGGTGCTGTTCCTGCTCAACCGGGCGGGCAACGCGCCCAGCCACCTGGACGCGGCGACGTGGATCGACCGCGCGATCGACCCGGTCTGCCCCTATGCGCCACGGGTGTGCGTGCGCGGGGACACCGACTTCTCCCTGACCGCGAACTTCGACCGGTGGGCAGAGAAGGCCGACTTCATCTTCGGCATGGACAACAACACCGCCCTGCGCTCCCACGCCGAAGCGCTCGATGAGAAGGCGTGGACACGGCTGTAG
- a CDS encoding LacI family DNA-binding transcriptional regulator: MAPTLTDVAKQANVALSTASRAFSDPRRLGPETLRKVLAVAQEIGYAPTPGKQTDPTPEQDATTVAIVVPDIANPVFGTFVKAAQGEVRRGKQTLVLHDTDFDPEREREAIAHLRAKADAVVMCSPRLDAEEIIELCDRTPVLLVNREAEGTDCILADASDGLRQTIDYLAALGHTRIAYVQGSEHSWSNGRRVALASALAADAGLELEILGWQAETVAGGTAAAARVVASGATAAITHNDLVAFGVIKGARALGVEVPTGLSVVGFDDTPLTDVSRPSLTSIAVPWTKAGSLSLELLGPVLAGERHLPRKHRLHTQLVVRGSTGPATAR, from the coding sequence ATGGCGCCGACCTTGACCGATGTCGCGAAACAGGCCAACGTCGCGCTGTCCACCGCCTCCCGCGCGTTCAGCGACCCGCGCCGCCTCGGCCCTGAAACCTTGCGCAAGGTCCTCGCCGTCGCGCAGGAGATCGGCTACGCCCCCACCCCCGGCAAGCAGACCGATCCGACTCCCGAGCAGGACGCCACCACGGTGGCGATCGTGGTGCCCGACATCGCCAACCCGGTGTTCGGCACCTTCGTCAAGGCCGCGCAGGGCGAGGTCCGCCGCGGCAAGCAGACGCTCGTGCTGCACGACACCGACTTCGATCCGGAGCGGGAACGCGAGGCGATCGCCCACCTCCGCGCCAAGGCCGACGCCGTCGTGATGTGCTCCCCCAGGCTGGACGCCGAGGAGATCATCGAGCTCTGCGACCGGACCCCGGTACTGCTGGTCAACCGGGAGGCCGAAGGCACCGACTGCATTCTCGCCGACGCCTCCGACGGCCTGCGCCAGACGATCGACTACCTCGCCGCGCTCGGCCACACCCGGATCGCCTACGTGCAGGGCTCGGAGCATTCCTGGTCCAACGGCCGCCGGGTCGCGCTGGCCAGCGCGCTGGCCGCCGACGCCGGGCTGGAGCTTGAGATCCTCGGCTGGCAGGCCGAGACGGTGGCGGGCGGCACCGCCGCCGCGGCGCGCGTCGTGGCTTCCGGGGCAACGGCGGCGATCACGCACAACGATCTCGTCGCCTTCGGCGTCATCAAGGGCGCTCGCGCGCTCGGGGTCGAGGTGCCGACCGGGCTGAGCGTGGTGGGCTTCGACGACACACCGCTCACCGATGTGTCCCGACCGTCGCTGACCAGCATCGCGGTGCCGTGGACCAAGGCCGGGTCGCTCAGCCTCGAACTGCTTGGACCCGTGCTGGCCGGTGAGCGGCACCTGCCCCGCAAGCACCGCCTGCACACCCAGCTGGTCGTGCGCGGTTCGACCGGCCCGGCCACCGCGCGCTGA
- a CDS encoding helix-turn-helix domain-containing protein encodes MPNDSTAASIPRIHRGSPEPEPPWRGPERRDDPGSDELVQHLVRALVRRVGELDGSPRVGRKPLLDMTELGMRCLLLPVVPKVDEVLSPREREIARMVGLGYTNRSIAAVLDISLYTVSAHMRRIFIKLGVGSRAAMVAALSDNPDLYVAD; translated from the coding sequence ATGCCGAATGATTCGACTGCCGCGTCAATTCCGCGAATCCACCGAGGATCGCCCGAACCGGAACCGCCCTGGCGGGGGCCGGAGCGGCGCGACGACCCCGGTTCGGACGAACTGGTGCAGCACCTGGTGCGCGCATTGGTGCGGCGGGTCGGCGAGCTCGACGGATCGCCCAGGGTGGGGCGAAAACCGTTGCTGGACATGACGGAGCTCGGCATGCGCTGCCTGTTGCTGCCGGTCGTGCCGAAGGTCGACGAGGTCCTCAGCCCGCGGGAGCGGGAGATCGCGCGGATGGTCGGCCTCGGCTACACCAACCGTTCGATAGCGGCGGTGCTGGACATCAGCCTCTACACGGTTTCCGCCCACATGCGGCGAATTTTCATCAAGCTCGGCGTTGGTTCACGCGCCGCGATGGTGGCCGCGCTTTCTGACAATCCGGACCTCTACGTCGCAGACTAG
- a CDS encoding SMI1/KNR4 family protein produces the protein MDVTELWTKIVLWLAEHAPVTAAALRPPEPPDLAELAAEFAVELPAELRELWTCCGGTDTGVLADVLPPFYTPYSAAQALQSWRDHRENWTAQWERPACDYYAGSPGSSFHPSWIPIAGDGFADELVVDLRPGPLAGCVLEWEQEAAQVLRPEWKGVTSMLADVYRALTEGVPAGHSYPTVTEDGRLDWQIR, from the coding sequence ATGGATGTCACGGAGCTGTGGACGAAGATCGTGCTCTGGCTGGCGGAGCACGCCCCGGTCACCGCAGCCGCCCTGCGTCCCCCCGAACCGCCCGACCTCGCCGAGCTGGCGGCAGAGTTCGCCGTCGAGCTGCCCGCCGAACTGCGCGAGCTGTGGACGTGCTGCGGTGGCACCGACACCGGTGTGCTGGCCGACGTCCTGCCGCCCTTCTACACGCCCTACAGCGCGGCGCAGGCGCTCCAGTCCTGGCGCGATCACCGCGAGAACTGGACGGCGCAGTGGGAGCGGCCGGCCTGCGACTACTACGCGGGCTCGCCGGGCTCCAGCTTCCACCCGTCGTGGATCCCGATCGCCGGTGATGGTTTCGCTGACGAGCTCGTGGTGGACCTGCGGCCGGGACCGCTGGCGGGCTGCGTGCTGGAGTGGGAGCAGGAGGCGGCCCAGGTGCTGAGGCCGGAGTGGAAGGGCGTCACGTCGATGCTCGCCGACGTCTACCGGGCCCTGACCGAGGGAGTCCCGGCGGGCCACAGCTACCCGACGGTGACCGAGGACGGCCGCCTCGACTGGCAGATCCGCTGA
- a CDS encoding alpha/beta fold hydrolase, translating into MFDFVDTTSAIRDLDAIRSALGEEQLSFYGASYGTQVGQQYAELFPTRVRAMTIYSNMDNSMKSGGRYIETAGEDLDGSRPCRACTTCRCAPP; encoded by the coding sequence GTGTTCGACTTCGTGGACACCACCAGCGCCATCCGCGACCTGGACGCCATCCGCTCCGCGCTCGGCGAGGAACAGCTCAGCTTCTACGGCGCGTCGTACGGCACGCAGGTCGGGCAGCAGTACGCGGAGCTGTTCCCGACCCGGGTCAGGGCGATGACGATCTACTCGAACATGGACAACAGCATGAAGTCCGGTGGCCGGTACATCGAAACGGCCGGCGAGGACTTGGACGGCTCACGGCCGTGTCGAGCCTGCACCACATGCCGCTGCGCCCCGCCCTGA
- a CDS encoding aldehyde dehydrogenase family protein → MSDNRTPERLAVAKTYKLYIGGSFPRSESGRVYPVHDRQGAFLANAAHASRKDVRDAVAAARKAFGGWSGATAYNRGQVLFRIAEVMEGRREQFAAEISAAEGLSRKQSRSTVDDAVDRMVWYAGWTDKISMVLGAANPVAGPYFSFSVPEPTGVVGVLAPPDSSLLGLISVVAPVITAGNTCVVVASADRPLPAVTFAEVLATSDVPDGVVNVLTGRAAELAPWLAAHADVNALDPTGAPEELRAELAKTAADTVKRVLPVRGEPDWTREPDLQRLRAFTEVKTVWHPVGT, encoded by the coding sequence ATGTCTGACAACCGCACCCCGGAGCGGCTAGCCGTGGCCAAGACCTACAAGCTCTACATCGGTGGTTCGTTCCCGCGCTCCGAGTCGGGCCGGGTGTACCCGGTGCACGACCGGCAGGGCGCGTTCCTGGCCAACGCCGCGCACGCGTCCCGCAAGGACGTCCGCGACGCGGTCGCCGCCGCGCGCAAGGCGTTCGGCGGCTGGTCCGGCGCGACGGCCTACAACCGCGGCCAGGTGCTGTTCCGGATCGCCGAGGTGATGGAAGGCCGGCGCGAGCAGTTCGCCGCCGAGATCTCCGCCGCGGAGGGCCTGTCCCGCAAGCAGTCGAGGTCCACTGTGGATGATGCCGTGGACCGGATGGTCTGGTACGCGGGCTGGACCGACAAGATCTCGATGGTGCTCGGCGCCGCGAATCCCGTTGCGGGGCCGTACTTCTCGTTCAGCGTCCCGGAACCGACCGGCGTGGTGGGAGTGCTCGCGCCCCCGGATTCCTCGCTGCTCGGCCTGATCAGCGTGGTGGCCCCGGTGATCACGGCCGGAAACACCTGCGTCGTGGTCGCCAGCGCGGACCGGCCGCTGCCCGCCGTGACCTTCGCCGAGGTGCTGGCGACCTCCGACGTGCCCGATGGCGTGGTCAACGTCCTGACCGGCCGGGCCGCCGAACTCGCCCCCTGGCTAGCAGCCCACGCCGACGTCAACGCCCTGGACCCGACTGGCGCGCCGGAAGAGCTGCGCGCCGAGCTCGCCAAGACGGCAGCGGACACGGTCAAGCGCGTGCTGCCGGTGCGCGGCGAACCGGACTGGACCCGGGAGCCGGACCTCCAGCGCCTGCGCGCCTTCACCGAGGTCAAAACGGTCTGGCACCCGGTCGGCACCTGA
- a CDS encoding aldehyde dehydrogenase family protein, whose product MIDSPWEYAPAPESREIANLKPSYRMFVDGKFVDGGGEPLKSINPATEEPLAEVSSASESDVDEAVRAARRAFDDTWSTMPGKERAKYLFRIARLIQERGRQLAVLESLDNGKPIKESRDADIPTAAAHFFHHAGWADKLGYAGYGPDPRPLGVAGQVIPWNFPLLMLAWKIAPALACGNTVVLKPAETTPLTALVFAEICQQAGLPPGVVNILPGAGDIGAALVAHPGVDKVAFTGSTEVGKQIQRSVAGSGKKLTLELGGKAANIVFDDAPLDQAVEGIVNGIFFNQGHVCCAGSRLLVQESIADELLEKLRVRVQTLRVGDPLDKNTDVGAINSAEQLAKITELAASGDAEGAQRWTSPCPLPEKGFFFSPTVFSDVQQSMRIAREEIFGPVLSVLTFRTPAEAIAKANNTPYGLSAGIWTEKGSRILWAAQRLRAGVVWANTFNRFDPTAPFGGYQESGFGREGGRAGLEAYLDV is encoded by the coding sequence ATGATCGATAGCCCGTGGGAGTACGCACCGGCGCCGGAGTCGCGCGAAATCGCAAACCTCAAGCCCAGCTACCGGATGTTCGTCGACGGCAAGTTCGTCGACGGCGGCGGCGAGCCGCTGAAGAGCATCAACCCGGCCACCGAGGAACCGCTGGCCGAGGTCTCCAGCGCTTCGGAGTCCGATGTGGACGAAGCGGTCCGGGCGGCGCGGCGGGCCTTCGACGACACCTGGTCGACGATGCCGGGCAAGGAACGCGCGAAGTACCTGTTCCGCATCGCCCGGCTGATCCAGGAACGCGGCCGCCAGCTCGCGGTGCTGGAGTCGCTGGACAACGGCAAGCCGATCAAGGAGTCGCGGGACGCCGACATCCCGACCGCCGCGGCGCACTTCTTCCACCACGCCGGCTGGGCCGACAAGCTCGGCTACGCCGGCTACGGGCCCGACCCGCGGCCGCTCGGCGTCGCCGGGCAGGTCATCCCGTGGAACTTCCCGCTGCTCATGCTGGCCTGGAAGATCGCCCCGGCGCTGGCCTGCGGCAACACCGTGGTGCTCAAGCCCGCCGAGACGACGCCGCTGACCGCGCTGGTGTTCGCGGAGATCTGCCAGCAGGCCGGGCTGCCGCCGGGCGTGGTGAACATCCTGCCCGGCGCCGGTGACATCGGCGCCGCGCTGGTCGCGCACCCCGGCGTCGACAAGGTCGCGTTCACCGGCTCCACCGAGGTCGGCAAGCAGATCCAGCGCAGCGTCGCGGGTTCCGGCAAGAAGCTGACGCTGGAGCTCGGCGGCAAGGCCGCGAACATCGTCTTCGACGACGCCCCGCTCGACCAGGCCGTCGAGGGCATCGTGAACGGGATTTTCTTCAACCAGGGCCACGTCTGCTGCGCAGGCTCGCGGCTGCTGGTGCAGGAGTCGATCGCCGACGAGCTGCTCGAGAAGCTGCGGGTCCGGGTCCAGACGCTGCGGGTCGGCGACCCGCTGGACAAGAACACCGACGTCGGCGCGATCAACTCCGCCGAGCAGCTGGCCAAGATCACCGAGCTGGCCGCCAGCGGCGACGCCGAGGGCGCCCAGCGCTGGACCAGCCCGTGCCCGCTGCCGGAGAAGGGGTTCTTCTTCTCCCCCACGGTGTTCTCCGACGTCCAGCAGTCGATGCGGATCGCCCGCGAGGAGATCTTCGGGCCAGTGCTCTCGGTGCTGACCTTCCGCACCCCGGCGGAGGCCATCGCCAAGGCCAACAACACCCCCTACGGCCTGTCGGCCGGGATCTGGACCGAGAAGGGGTCCCGGATCCTGTGGGCGGCGCAGCGGCTGCGGGCCGGTGTGGTGTGGGCGAACACCTTCAACCGGTTCGATCCGACCGCCCCGTTCGGCGGCTACCAGGAATCCGGCTTCGGCCGCGAAGGCGGACGCGCCGGTTTGGAGGCGTACCTCGATGTCTGA
- the manD gene encoding D-mannonate dehydratase ManD, whose translation MSDRITGAEVLVTSPGRNFVTLKITTADGVVGWGDATLNGRELAVASYLRDHLAPLLIGRDPARIEDTWQYLYRGAYWRRGPVTMTSIGAVDIALWDIKGKVTGQPVYQLLGGAVRDRVLTYTHATGWDVPALLDSVDAVRERGFHAIRVQTGVPGLDTVYGVSKGAAYEPAGRGSAPKEEVWDTDAYLRYAPVALAAAREHVGPELKLLHDAHHRLTPGQAARLGRSVEDVDLFWLEDVTPAENQEVLRHVRSHTTVPLAIGEVFNTVWECQQLITEQLIDFVRTCVTHAGGISHLRRIAALADLWQVKLGPHGPSDVSPVALAASAHFGLSTPNFAIQEYMGYPDLVHEVFRHSWSCNDGHLHPGDAPGMGVEVDEELAARFPYAQAYLPVARRRDGSMTDW comes from the coding sequence ATGAGCGATCGGATCACCGGCGCCGAGGTGCTCGTCACCAGTCCGGGCCGCAACTTCGTCACGCTCAAGATCACCACGGCCGACGGCGTGGTCGGCTGGGGCGACGCCACGCTCAACGGCAGGGAACTAGCGGTGGCGTCCTACCTGCGCGACCACCTCGCGCCGCTGCTGATCGGCCGCGACCCGGCGCGCATCGAAGACACCTGGCAATACCTCTACCGCGGCGCCTACTGGCGGCGCGGTCCGGTCACCATGACCTCTATCGGCGCCGTGGACATCGCGTTGTGGGACATCAAGGGCAAGGTCACCGGGCAGCCGGTCTACCAGCTGCTCGGCGGCGCGGTCCGGGACCGCGTCCTCACCTACACCCATGCCACCGGCTGGGACGTGCCCGCGCTGCTGGACTCCGTCGACGCCGTCCGCGAACGCGGTTTCCATGCGATTCGGGTGCAAACCGGGGTCCCCGGGCTGGACACCGTGTACGGCGTCAGCAAGGGCGCCGCGTACGAGCCGGCGGGGCGCGGCAGCGCGCCGAAGGAAGAAGTTTGGGACACCGACGCCTACCTGCGGTACGCCCCGGTCGCGCTGGCCGCGGCGCGGGAGCACGTCGGCCCGGAGCTGAAGCTGCTGCACGACGCCCACCACCGGCTGACGCCCGGCCAGGCCGCCCGGCTCGGCCGCAGTGTCGAAGACGTGGACCTGTTCTGGTTGGAGGACGTCACGCCGGCCGAGAACCAGGAGGTGTTGCGGCACGTCCGCAGCCACACCACGGTGCCGCTGGCCATCGGCGAGGTGTTCAACACCGTCTGGGAATGCCAGCAGCTGATCACCGAGCAGCTGATCGACTTCGTGCGCACCTGTGTGACGCACGCCGGCGGCATCAGCCACCTGCGGCGGATCGCCGCGCTGGCCGACCTCTGGCAGGTCAAGCTGGGTCCGCACGGCCCGTCCGACGTTTCGCCGGTGGCCCTGGCCGCGTCCGCGCACTTCGGGCTATCCACGCCGAACTTCGCGATCCAGGAGTACATGGGCTACCCGGACTTGGTGCACGAGGTGTTCCGGCACTCGTGGAGCTGCAACGACGGACACCTGCACCCCGGTGACGCGCCGGGCATGGGCGTCGAGGTCGACGAGGAACTGGCGGCCCGATTCCCCTACGCGCAAGCATATCTTCCGGTCGCGCGCCGCCGCGACGGGTCGATGACCGATTGGTGA
- a CDS encoding primosomal protein has product MAQDIVPIELGLPQGDVVTLWAPRWREDGEEWEAFLGHEDDLYAFPDAARLAAFVRTAEEHDLDDHPAWHVVPALSAVELSPDEDHQYDLVGVPELVAEPMDTWTISELADIVEIARSLADVCELDAVHDVLDAADGFAMLDQGTFAFSGKDGQRRWTDLCQVVVERWDELLDAIDAVVATPDVPDDAVATAETELAEALEADVEEEAGAAEAPEVDDIEEVEVGFWGEVGIDPIRIITGTGEHYSLRCYLDDDPVFLGTGGKIDVFPSPRALARFLADDAAVEDTDLARVATWSQVQERATAGELQIEVDPENTYVLTGLDADLGAGPSEVDSTQLDLAEELLMDAATWAGDDSVEHALQPSERLGWLVSFVLRPSPNRLPPSAPFDTEVATWRKLVEALEERFRTH; this is encoded by the coding sequence ATGGCGCAGGACATCGTCCCCATCGAGCTCGGGCTCCCGCAGGGCGACGTCGTCACACTGTGGGCACCGCGTTGGCGCGAGGACGGCGAGGAATGGGAGGCATTCCTCGGACACGAGGACGACCTCTACGCGTTCCCCGATGCCGCGCGCCTGGCGGCGTTCGTGCGCACCGCCGAGGAGCACGACCTCGACGACCACCCGGCCTGGCACGTGGTGCCCGCCCTGTCCGCGGTCGAACTGAGTCCGGACGAGGACCACCAGTACGACCTGGTCGGCGTGCCCGAGCTGGTCGCCGAGCCGATGGACACCTGGACCATCAGCGAGCTGGCCGACATCGTCGAGATCGCCCGCTCGCTGGCCGACGTCTGCGAGCTGGACGCGGTGCACGACGTGCTCGACGCGGCCGACGGTTTCGCCATGCTCGACCAGGGCACCTTCGCATTCTCCGGCAAGGACGGGCAGCGCCGCTGGACCGACCTGTGCCAGGTCGTCGTCGAGCGCTGGGACGAGCTGCTGGACGCCATCGACGCCGTCGTCGCCACTCCGGACGTGCCGGACGACGCGGTCGCCACGGCGGAAACCGAGCTCGCGGAGGCGTTGGAGGCCGACGTCGAGGAAGAGGCCGGCGCCGCCGAAGCGCCCGAGGTCGACGACATCGAAGAGGTCGAGGTCGGCTTCTGGGGCGAGGTCGGCATCGACCCGATCCGGATTATCACTGGCACCGGCGAGCACTACTCGCTGCGCTGCTACCTCGACGACGACCCGGTCTTCCTCGGCACGGGCGGCAAGATCGACGTGTTTCCCTCGCCGCGCGCGCTGGCCCGGTTCCTGGCCGACGACGCCGCCGTCGAGGACACCGACCTGGCCCGGGTCGCGACCTGGTCGCAGGTCCAGGAGAGGGCCACCGCGGGCGAGCTGCAGATCGAGGTTGACCCCGAGAACACCTACGTGCTGACCGGTCTGGACGCCGACCTCGGCGCCGGACCGTCGGAAGTGGACTCGACCCAGCTGGACCTTGCCGAGGAACTACTGATGGACGCGGCGACGTGGGCTGGCGACGACAGCGTCGAACACGCGTTGCAGCCTTCGGAGCGGCTCGGCTGGCTGGTCTCCTTCGTGCTGCGTCCGAGCCCGAACCGGCTGCCGCCGAGCGCCCCGTTCGACACCGAGGTCGCGACGTGGCGCAAGCTGGTGGAGGCCTTGGAAGAGCGGTTCCGCACGCACTGA